The Nocardioides humi genome includes a region encoding these proteins:
- the larB gene encoding nickel pincer cofactor biosynthesis protein LarB, whose product MVAQDVIVGPELRLDLLRRERTGIAETVYGPGKSAGQCATAVAGLLAGGSQGPVLLSRADDEQAAAALSTNPGGVRMPTADGLFLLAWRTCPPRPGHVLVLTAGTADLPVAREAAAVLSAYGCAPTLIADIGVAGLHRVLEQRERLDTADVVLVVAGMEGALASVAAGLTRAPVIAVPTSTGYGSGLSGITALLGMLASCSPGITVVGIDNGFGAACAALRMLGEPGRGDDVRD is encoded by the coding sequence ATGGTCGCGCAGGATGTGATCGTCGGCCCGGAGTTGCGGCTCGATCTTCTTCGTCGGGAGCGGACGGGCATTGCCGAGACGGTCTACGGCCCGGGCAAGTCTGCCGGGCAATGCGCCACCGCCGTCGCCGGCCTGCTCGCCGGCGGGTCTCAGGGCCCCGTCCTGCTCAGCCGCGCGGACGACGAGCAGGCAGCGGCGGCACTCTCGACGAACCCGGGTGGCGTCCGCATGCCGACGGCGGACGGACTCTTCCTGCTCGCATGGCGCACCTGCCCGCCTCGACCGGGCCATGTGCTCGTCCTGACGGCGGGCACAGCCGACCTCCCGGTCGCTCGGGAGGCCGCCGCCGTCCTGTCGGCGTACGGCTGCGCGCCGACCCTGATCGCCGACATCGGGGTCGCGGGCCTGCATCGGGTGCTCGAGCAGCGGGAGCGGCTCGACACGGCAGACGTGGTGCTCGTGGTCGCAGGGATGGAAGGGGCTCTGGCCAGCGTTGCGGCGGGCCTCACCCGTGCGCCGGTGATCGCGGTACCGACGAGCACGGGCTACGGTTCCGGCCTGTCCGGGATCACTGCCCTTCTCGGAATGCTTGCCTCTTGCAGTCCGGGGATCACGGTCGTCGGCATCGACAACGGCTTCGGTGCCGCGTGTGCCGCTCTGCGGATGCTCGGAGAACCAGGAAGAGGCGACGATGTCCGCGACTGA
- a CDS encoding 3' terminal RNA ribose 2'-O-methyltransferase Hen1, translating into MLLTISTTHRPATDLGYLLHKHPDRVQEFPQSFGTATVLYPEASEERCTAALVLEVDPVRLARRQGRKAPDFSLAQYVNDRSYAASSLLGVALADVFSTARSGTCKADQALADSAIPLEIRIPVLPCRGGAEIAHRVFGPLGWEVSAEPIVLDEAFPEWGDSRYVRLTLTGELRLADALSQLHVLLPVLDESKHYWQGPDEVDKLLRSGGEWLAGHPDRTLITRRYLGRRGGLTRVALARLAELDEAAEESLEPAAEEEVLQPEERRVPLNTQRHRAVLQVLAELEARTVIDLGCGPGQLLERLLKEPGLTKVAGCDVSARSLQYAARRLHVDRMSERQAERLELFQGALTYEDPRFAGYDAAVLMEVVEHVDPPRLEALERVVFGAARPGAVVVTTPNREYNALYEGLTGMRHPDHRFEWDRAEFAAWCERVATTHGYVVERRGVGEPDETHGTPTQLAIFTRNEDRKEARADA; encoded by the coding sequence GTGCTGCTGACCATCTCGACGACCCACCGACCGGCGACGGACCTGGGCTACCTCCTGCACAAGCACCCCGACCGCGTCCAGGAGTTCCCGCAGTCCTTCGGGACCGCGACCGTGCTCTACCCGGAGGCGAGCGAGGAGCGGTGCACGGCGGCGCTCGTCCTCGAGGTCGACCCGGTGCGGCTGGCGCGGCGGCAGGGGCGCAAGGCGCCGGACTTCAGCCTGGCGCAGTACGTCAACGACCGCTCGTACGCCGCGTCCTCGCTGCTCGGTGTGGCGCTGGCGGACGTGTTCAGCACGGCGCGCTCCGGCACCTGCAAGGCCGACCAGGCGCTCGCGGACAGCGCGATCCCGTTGGAGATCCGGATCCCGGTGCTGCCCTGCCGGGGCGGCGCGGAGATCGCGCACCGGGTGTTCGGGCCGCTGGGCTGGGAGGTGAGCGCGGAGCCGATCGTGCTCGACGAGGCCTTCCCGGAGTGGGGCGACTCGCGGTACGTGCGGCTCACGCTGACCGGTGAGCTGCGGCTGGCCGACGCGCTGAGCCAGCTGCACGTGCTGCTGCCGGTGCTCGACGAGTCCAAGCACTACTGGCAGGGCCCGGACGAGGTCGACAAGCTGCTGCGCTCCGGCGGCGAGTGGCTGGCCGGCCACCCGGACCGGACCCTGATCACCCGGCGATATCTGGGCCGCAGGGGCGGGCTCACCCGGGTCGCGCTGGCGCGCCTCGCCGAGCTCGACGAGGCGGCGGAGGAGAGCCTGGAGCCGGCCGCGGAGGAGGAGGTGCTCCAGCCGGAGGAGCGGCGGGTGCCGCTCAACACCCAGCGCCATCGGGCGGTGCTGCAAGTCCTGGCCGAGCTCGAGGCGCGCACCGTGATCGACCTCGGCTGCGGGCCCGGCCAGCTCCTGGAGCGGCTGCTCAAGGAGCCCGGCCTGACGAAGGTCGCCGGGTGCGACGTGTCCGCCCGCTCCCTGCAGTACGCCGCCCGCCGGCTGCACGTCGACCGGATGAGCGAGCGGCAGGCCGAGCGGCTGGAGCTGTTCCAGGGGGCGCTCACCTACGAGGATCCCCGCTTCGCCGGGTACGACGCGGCGGTGCTGATGGAGGTCGTCGAGCACGTCGACCCGCCGCGCCTGGAGGCGTTGGAGCGGGTGGTGTTCGGCGCGGCACGGCCCGGAGCGGTCGTCGTGACCACGCCGAACCGGGAGTACAACGCGCTCTACGAGGGGCTGACCGGGATGCGCCACCCGGACCACCGCTTCGAGTGGGACCGCGCCGAGTTCGCCGCCTGGTGCGAGCGGGTCGCGACCACCCACGGGTACGTCGTCGAGCGGCGCGGCGTCGGCGAGCCGGACGAGACCCACGGAACGCCCACCCAGCTGGCGATCTTCACCCGGAACGAGGACAGGAAGGAGGCGAGGGCCGATGCCTGA
- a CDS encoding alpha-ketoacid dehydrogenase subunit beta: protein MPELTLAKSLNQAMRTAMAQDSRVLVLGEDVGRLGGVFRVTDGLQDEFGADRVVDTPLAESAIVGVAIGLALRGFRPVCEIQFDGFVYPAFDQIVSQLAKMRARSGGRVRLPVVIRIPAAGGIGAVEHHSESNEAYFAHTAGLRVVSCANPADAFRLLRAAIACDDPVVFYEPKRRYWDRGEVDLDAPLASLDRAMVLRKGSHCTLVAHGATVATALAAAAAAAEDGVSVGVVDLRTISPLDVDTVARCARESGRVVVVHEAATFFGLGAEIAAAVTERCFDDLRAPVARVGSYGLPYPPAKLEDEFVPDVDRVLLAVRSTLSSERSPA from the coding sequence ATGCCTGAGCTGACTCTCGCCAAGTCCTTGAACCAGGCCATGCGCACCGCCATGGCGCAGGACAGTCGCGTCCTCGTCCTGGGGGAGGATGTCGGCCGGCTGGGCGGCGTGTTCCGGGTCACCGACGGACTCCAGGACGAGTTCGGCGCGGACCGGGTCGTCGACACGCCCCTGGCCGAGTCGGCGATCGTCGGGGTCGCCATCGGCCTTGCCCTGCGGGGATTCCGGCCCGTGTGCGAGATCCAGTTCGACGGGTTCGTCTATCCGGCCTTCGACCAGATCGTCAGTCAGCTCGCGAAGATGCGGGCGCGCTCGGGCGGGCGGGTGCGGCTCCCGGTCGTGATCAGGATCCCCGCCGCCGGCGGCATCGGCGCCGTGGAGCACCACTCCGAGTCGAACGAGGCCTATTTCGCGCACACGGCCGGCCTGCGTGTGGTCTCCTGTGCCAACCCGGCGGATGCGTTCCGGCTGCTGCGGGCGGCGATCGCCTGCGACGATCCTGTCGTCTTCTACGAGCCCAAGCGCAGGTACTGGGATCGAGGGGAGGTCGACCTGGACGCTCCGCTGGCCTCCCTCGATCGGGCCATGGTCCTGCGCAAGGGCTCGCACTGCACGCTCGTCGCGCACGGAGCCACGGTGGCCACGGCGCTCGCCGCCGCTGCCGCGGCGGCGGAGGACGGGGTGTCGGTCGGTGTCGTGGACCTGCGGACCATCTCGCCGCTCGACGTCGACACCGTTGCGCGGTGTGCGCGGGAGAGTGGGCGGGTCGTCGTCGTGCACGAGGCCGCGACCTTCTTCGGCCTGGGCGCCGAGATCGCCGCGGCGGTGACCGAGCGATGCTTCGACGACCTGCGTGCACCGGTGGCGAGAGTGGGCTCCTACGGGCTGCCGTACCCTCCGGCGAAGCTGGAGGACGAGTTCGTGCCCGACGTCGACCGAGTGCTTCTGGCTGTCCGCTCGACCCTCTCCTCGGAGAGGAGCCCGGCATGA
- a CDS encoding polynucleotide kinase-phosphatase, translating to MPELGIPTMGLVVLVGVSGSGKSTFARQHFKPTEVVSSDFCRGLVADDENDQSATPDAFDVLHYIVGTRLRRGLLTVVDATNVQQTARASLVRLAKSHDVMVDAIVLDVPERVAVDRNAARPDRAFGRHVVTRQHRDLKRSLGRLRKEGFRRVHVLRGVDEVAAATIVRERSWNDRRDVTGPFDLIGDVHGCVSELRSLLTELGWRLEYDDAGVAVGATHPEGRQAVFVGDLVDRGPDTPGVLRLVMGMVAAGTALCVSGNHEAKLVRALKGANVKVSHGLAESLEQLAAQPDDLRARALAFMDGLISHYVLDGGRLVVAHAGLKEAYHGRASGRVRSFALYGDTTGETDEYGLPVRYPWAKEYRGEAMVVYGHTPVPTAEWVNNTICLDTGVVFGGALTALRYPEREIVAVPAEQQWYEPARPLAPATDEREPSVLAIDDVAGTRWIESPHAGKVKIPEENAAAALEVMSRFAVDPRWLVHLPPTMSPVATSSLDGFLEHPAEAFEEYAGWGVTHVVCEEKHMGSRAIAVLARDAGVAERRFGVADGTTGAVYTRTGRPFFADTAELVDRLRAAAAPLFASLDTDWLALDCELLPWSAKALDLIRSQYAAVGAAAREVLPEAAAVLAQAGARGVDVAALADRVERRRVNAAAFRDAYASYCRPTEGLDGVTVAPFQVLAAEGRALAHTEPHPWHLAALARMEGGLVTPTRHRLVDLSSAAEREAAIRWWLELTASGGEGMVVKPAHLVEGRVQPGLKVRGREYLRIIYGPDYTDSLDVLRQRHLGRKRQLALREHGLGLDALDAFVGNEPLWKVHQAVFAVLALESEPVDPRL from the coding sequence ATGCCTGAGCTCGGCATCCCCACGATGGGCCTGGTCGTGCTGGTCGGTGTGTCCGGCAGCGGCAAGTCGACCTTCGCTCGCCAGCACTTCAAGCCGACCGAGGTGGTCTCCAGCGACTTCTGCCGCGGCCTGGTCGCCGACGACGAGAACGACCAGTCGGCGACTCCCGACGCCTTCGACGTCCTCCACTACATCGTCGGCACCCGCCTGCGCCGCGGCCTGCTGACGGTGGTCGACGCGACCAACGTCCAACAGACCGCGCGCGCCTCGCTGGTCCGGCTCGCGAAGAGCCACGACGTCATGGTCGACGCGATCGTGCTCGACGTACCCGAGCGGGTGGCGGTGGACCGCAACGCGGCCCGGCCCGACCGCGCCTTCGGCCGCCACGTCGTCACCCGCCAGCACCGCGACCTCAAGCGCTCGCTGGGCCGGCTGCGCAAGGAGGGCTTCCGCCGGGTCCACGTCCTGCGCGGCGTCGACGAGGTCGCCGCGGCCACGATCGTGCGCGAGCGCTCGTGGAACGACCGTCGTGACGTCACCGGTCCGTTCGACCTGATCGGCGACGTGCACGGCTGCGTGTCCGAGCTGCGCAGCCTGCTCACCGAGCTGGGCTGGAGACTGGAGTACGACGACGCCGGCGTCGCGGTCGGCGCCACCCACCCCGAGGGCCGGCAGGCCGTCTTCGTCGGCGACCTCGTCGACCGCGGCCCGGACACGCCCGGCGTGCTCCGCCTCGTCATGGGGATGGTCGCCGCCGGCACCGCGCTGTGCGTCTCGGGCAACCACGAGGCCAAGCTGGTGCGGGCGCTCAAGGGCGCCAACGTCAAGGTCTCGCACGGACTGGCCGAGTCGCTCGAGCAGCTGGCGGCGCAGCCGGACGACCTCCGCGCGCGAGCGCTGGCGTTCATGGACGGGCTGATCAGTCACTACGTCCTCGACGGCGGCCGGCTGGTGGTCGCGCACGCCGGGCTCAAGGAGGCCTACCACGGCCGCGCGTCGGGCCGGGTGCGCTCCTTCGCGCTCTACGGCGACACGACGGGGGAGACCGACGAGTACGGCCTGCCGGTGCGCTATCCGTGGGCGAAGGAGTACCGCGGCGAGGCGATGGTCGTCTACGGCCACACCCCGGTCCCCACCGCCGAGTGGGTCAACAACACCATCTGCCTCGACACCGGCGTCGTGTTCGGGGGCGCCCTCACCGCGCTGCGCTACCCGGAGCGGGAGATCGTGGCGGTCCCGGCCGAGCAGCAGTGGTACGAGCCGGCCCGCCCGCTCGCCCCGGCGACCGACGAGCGGGAGCCGTCGGTCCTTGCCATCGACGACGTGGCCGGGACCCGGTGGATCGAGTCGCCGCACGCGGGCAAGGTCAAGATCCCCGAGGAGAACGCCGCCGCCGCGCTGGAGGTGATGAGCCGGTTCGCGGTCGACCCGCGCTGGCTGGTCCACCTGCCGCCGACCATGTCGCCGGTCGCGACCTCCTCGCTCGACGGCTTCCTGGAGCACCCCGCCGAGGCCTTCGAGGAGTACGCCGGCTGGGGCGTCACCCACGTCGTGTGCGAGGAGAAGCACATGGGCTCACGCGCGATCGCGGTCCTGGCCCGGGACGCCGGGGTGGCGGAGCGCCGGTTCGGGGTCGCCGACGGCACGACCGGCGCCGTCTACACCCGCACCGGACGGCCCTTCTTCGCCGACACCGCCGAGCTGGTCGACCGGCTGCGCGCGGCCGCGGCGCCGCTGTTCGCCTCGCTCGACACCGACTGGCTGGCGCTGGACTGCGAGCTGCTGCCCTGGTCGGCCAAGGCGCTGGACCTGATCCGGAGCCAGTACGCCGCCGTGGGCGCCGCCGCGCGCGAGGTGCTGCCCGAGGCGGCGGCCGTGCTCGCGCAGGCCGGCGCACGGGGAGTCGACGTCGCCGCCCTGGCCGACCGGGTGGAGCGCCGGCGGGTCAACGCGGCCGCTTTCCGGGACGCGTACGCGTCGTACTGCCGGCCGACGGAGGGCCTCGACGGCGTGACCGTGGCGCCCTTCCAGGTGCTCGCCGCCGAGGGCCGGGCGCTCGCCCACACCGAGCCGCACCCCTGGCACCTCGCGGCGCTGGCGCGGATGGAGGGCGGCCTGGTCACGCCCACCCGGCACCGGCTCGTCGACCTCTCCTCGGCCGCCGAGCGCGAGGCCGCCATCCGGTGGTGGCTCGAGCTGACCGCCTCCGGCGGCGAGGGCATGGTCGTCAAGCCGGCCCACCTCGTCGAGGGGCGGGTGCAGCCGGGGCTGAAGGTGCGCGGGCGGGAGTACCTGCGGATCATCTACGGCCCCGACTACACCGACTCCCTCGACGTGCTGCGGCAGCGCCACCTCGGGAGGAAGCGGCAGCTGGCGCTGCGCGAGCACGGCCTGGGCCTCGACGCGCTCGACGCGTTCGTGGGGAACGAGCCGCTGTGGAAGGTGCACCAGGCGGTGTTCGCCGTGCTCGCGCTGGAGTCGGAGCCGGTCGACCCGCGCCTGTGA
- the larE gene encoding ATP-dependent sacrificial sulfur transferase LarE, with product MSATDRRPIAALCDRSARLREQVESHGSLVVAFSGGADSALLLAAAARFLGKDNTVAATAVSPSLPHTELEAAKTFAADIGVRHILAPTSELDRRGYRENGVDRCFHCKAELLSVLAPLAAELGLDAVATGTNSDDAIDPFRPGIRAAALAGAVTPLRDAGLAKTDVRELSRAWGLATADKPAAACLSSRVAYGLRITSPRLRRIERAEESLREALRGAGLPVRDLRVRDHGNVARVEVDREIVAELRRRPQLLDTIRGFDVVEVDPRGFRSGSMNEQLSGGDS from the coding sequence ATGTCCGCGACTGATCGGCGGCCGATCGCCGCACTCTGCGATCGTTCCGCTCGGCTCAGGGAGCAGGTCGAGAGCCACGGGTCGCTGGTCGTCGCCTTCTCCGGTGGCGCCGATTCTGCCCTGCTGCTGGCGGCCGCTGCGCGTTTCCTCGGGAAGGACAATACGGTCGCCGCGACCGCGGTGAGCCCGTCGCTCCCGCACACGGAGCTCGAAGCAGCAAAGACGTTCGCCGCCGACATCGGCGTACGTCACATCCTCGCTCCGACGAGCGAGCTGGATCGCCGCGGCTACCGTGAGAACGGCGTGGATCGCTGCTTCCACTGCAAGGCAGAGCTCCTCAGCGTCCTGGCTCCACTGGCAGCGGAGCTGGGCCTGGACGCAGTCGCGACGGGGACGAACAGCGACGACGCCATCGACCCCTTCCGGCCGGGCATCCGTGCTGCCGCGCTCGCCGGCGCGGTCACGCCCCTGCGTGACGCCGGGCTCGCGAAGACCGATGTCAGGGAGCTCTCCCGAGCCTGGGGCCTGGCCACCGCGGACAAGCCCGCGGCGGCCTGCCTCTCGAGTCGTGTGGCCTACGGTCTCCGGATCACTTCCCCGCGACTACGCCGCATCGAACGTGCCGAGGAGTCGCTTCGGGAGGCGCTCCGCGGGGCCGGTCTCCCGGTACGCGATCTGCGCGTCCGCGACCACGGCAACGTGGCCCGGGTCGAGGTCGACAGGGAGATCGTGGCGGAACTGCGTCGCCGCCCACAGCTGTTGGACACCATCCGCGGCTTCGACGTGGTCGAGGTCGATCCGCGAGGTTTCCGGTCAGGTTCGATGAACGAGCAGTTGAGCGGCGGGGATTCGTGA
- a CDS encoding Glu/Leu/Phe/Val dehydrogenase family protein encodes MRAAATEVWGSEGLRGRAVGIEGVGKVGAHLAQLLLCEGASVVVADPDPQAIQRVRETCGDEVPSVPRVIDADVDIYAPCALGASLTRSSVTALRARIVCGAANNQLATADIDLRLHHLGVTWVPDYVANAGGLIQVGGELRGHTGSQVHQRVRGVGDTTREILLQCAARRISTGMAAAEIVHSRLREAPAERLP; translated from the coding sequence ATGCGGGCCGCCGCCACCGAGGTCTGGGGATCGGAAGGGCTCCGCGGGCGAGCTGTCGGCATCGAGGGAGTCGGCAAGGTCGGCGCGCACCTCGCCCAGCTCCTCCTCTGCGAGGGCGCGTCGGTGGTCGTCGCCGATCCTGACCCGCAGGCCATCCAGCGGGTGCGGGAGACGTGCGGCGACGAGGTGCCCAGCGTGCCACGGGTGATCGACGCCGATGTGGACATCTACGCGCCCTGCGCACTCGGGGCCTCGCTGACCCGGTCCTCCGTCACCGCGCTGCGGGCCCGGATCGTGTGCGGCGCCGCGAACAACCAGCTGGCCACGGCCGACATCGATCTGCGGCTGCACCACCTCGGCGTCACCTGGGTCCCGGACTACGTCGCCAACGCCGGCGGTCTGATCCAGGTCGGAGGGGAGCTGAGAGGGCACACGGGATCGCAGGTGCACCAGAGGGTGCGCGGCGTCGGCGACACCACCCGGGAGATCCTCCTCCAGTGCGCGGCCCGCCGGATATCGACGGGCATGGCCGCGGCAGAGATCGTCCATTCCCGCCTCCGGGAGGCGCCGGCGGAGCGCCTGCCGTGA
- the larC gene encoding nickel pincer cofactor biosynthesis protein LarC, giving the protein MSRIGWIDATAGVSGDMLLGACIAAGAPLDVVNRAVRSLDLPETVDVTASTVRRGALAATRAVVSVPQAHHHRTLADVHRLLSRLAPPLRERTAAVFTALGEAEAAVHGIPLSEVHFHEVGALDSIVDVVGVVAALDALHIDRLVASPIALGGGRTMTAHGAIPLPGPAVLELLRGRGMPAFGGPVDMELATPTGVALLVTLATDTGALPAGLPFAIGVGAGDREPAGHTNVCRLVLCDSAATASTLPTEAEVVLEANVDDLDPRVWPSVLAALLEAGAADAWLTPILMKKGRPAHTLSVLAAPTRVDALIRVVLTHTTTIGVRRHEVHKSRLRREVVTVQVGGRPVRAKLAWLDGAVVTATPEYEDVARLARAAGTTVRAALAAADVAVDAHRRALEAAASPTHAR; this is encoded by the coding sequence GTGAGCCGCATCGGCTGGATCGACGCCACTGCGGGCGTCAGTGGCGATATGTTGCTGGGCGCCTGCATCGCGGCGGGCGCACCGCTCGACGTCGTCAATCGTGCCGTCCGGTCGCTGGATCTGCCCGAGACGGTGGACGTCACCGCGAGCACCGTACGTCGTGGGGCACTCGCAGCGACCCGGGCCGTCGTCTCGGTACCGCAAGCGCACCACCACCGCACGCTCGCGGACGTGCACCGCCTGCTCAGCAGGCTCGCTCCTCCGCTGCGTGAGCGGACGGCGGCCGTCTTCACCGCGCTCGGCGAAGCCGAGGCCGCGGTCCACGGCATCCCACTCAGCGAGGTGCACTTCCACGAGGTCGGCGCCCTGGACAGCATCGTCGACGTGGTCGGGGTGGTTGCCGCACTCGACGCCCTCCACATCGACCGGCTGGTGGCCAGCCCGATCGCCTTGGGGGGCGGTCGGACGATGACGGCGCACGGCGCGATCCCGCTCCCCGGGCCAGCCGTCCTCGAGTTGCTCCGAGGGCGGGGAATGCCCGCGTTCGGCGGTCCCGTCGACATGGAGCTGGCCACTCCTACCGGCGTCGCGCTTCTCGTCACGCTCGCCACCGACACGGGGGCGCTCCCGGCCGGCCTTCCGTTCGCCATCGGCGTGGGCGCGGGTGACCGAGAGCCGGCCGGCCACACGAACGTGTGCCGACTGGTCCTCTGCGACTCCGCCGCGACAGCGTCCACTCTGCCCACCGAGGCCGAGGTCGTCCTGGAGGCGAACGTGGACGACCTCGATCCGCGAGTGTGGCCCTCGGTGCTCGCCGCGCTGCTGGAGGCAGGGGCGGCCGACGCCTGGCTGACGCCGATCCTGATGAAGAAGGGACGGCCTGCACACACCCTCTCGGTGCTAGCAGCGCCTACCAGAGTCGACGCACTCATTCGTGTGGTCCTCACACACACAACGACGATCGGCGTACGCCGGCATGAGGTACACAAGAGCCGGCTTCGGCGTGAGGTAGTGACGGTGCAGGTGGGAGGCCGGCCGGTACGCGCGAAACTGGCATGGCTGGACGGGGCGGTCGTCACCGCGACGCCTGAATACGAGGACGTGGCCCGGTTGGCGCGTGCTGCCGGAACGACCGTTCGGGCCGCCCTCGCGGCCGCCGACGTCGCCGTCGACGCTCATCGCCGGGCGCTGGAGGCCGCAGCATCGCCGACACATGCTCGTTGA
- a CDS encoding Lrp/AsnC family transcriptional regulator — protein MATIDRLDVEILALLTDDARAGIAEIAQELGVSRQTVQLRLRRLEDDRILVGFQPIVDLSVAGAPVQALVSLEIDQRVMASIVDGLRELPEVLEVRIQAGREDLLVHVALASLEELQRLTAAIVEVDGVRKTTSTFTVATPVPHRILPLLRELTKDAGWGRSTPAPR, from the coding sequence ATGGCAACCATCGACCGACTCGATGTCGAGATCCTCGCCCTGTTGACGGACGACGCCAGGGCGGGGATCGCGGAGATCGCGCAGGAGCTCGGCGTCAGCCGGCAGACCGTCCAGCTCCGGCTGCGGCGCCTCGAGGACGACCGCATCCTCGTCGGATTCCAGCCGATCGTCGACCTGTCCGTCGCCGGGGCTCCGGTCCAGGCGCTCGTCAGCCTCGAGATCGACCAGCGCGTGATGGCCTCCATCGTCGACGGGCTGCGCGAGCTGCCCGAGGTCCTCGAGGTCCGGATCCAGGCCGGGCGCGAGGATCTCCTGGTGCACGTCGCGCTCGCGTCCCTCGAGGAGCTGCAGCGGCTGACCGCGGCCATCGTCGAGGTGGACGGCGTGCGCAAGACGACCTCGACCTTCACCGTCGCCACACCGGTCCCCCACCGCATACTGCCGCTGCTTCGCGAGCTCACCAAGGACGCCGGCTGGGGGAGGTCCACCCCGGCACCGCGATGA
- a CDS encoding thiamine pyrophosphate-dependent enzyme codes for MTTRTQDALRRAPDGYVPPPVAAVEATPMIQFVAPDGSETPAGMRHGFDLALARDLYHRMSLARALDQEALALQRQGELSLWLQCWGQEAAQVGTARALPAETMVFPSYREHAAALCRGIEPAELLAQWRGISHSGWVADHRNFHFYSLVLGTQTLHATGFAMGNRLAGEASPVAVYFGDGAASQGDVSEAMNWAAAFRLPIIFICQNNQWAISTPTELQYGTPLHHRAAGFGLRSWHVDGNDALAVHAVTTAAVEWTAAGHGPAFVEADTFRMAGHSTSDDPKRYRSELEVEKWRGRDPLRRLDAALRHRGEGDWVDTVALQAREFAADVRRACLSLTAPAIEEVFEQVYTTPHPALREEQRAHAAFRAAVEAEAGHA; via the coding sequence ATGACCACCCGAACGCAGGACGCGCTCAGGCGAGCGCCCGACGGCTACGTGCCTCCGCCCGTCGCCGCCGTCGAGGCGACACCGATGATCCAGTTCGTGGCACCCGACGGCAGTGAGACGCCCGCGGGCATGCGCCACGGCTTCGACCTGGCTCTGGCTCGCGATCTGTACCACCGCATGAGCCTCGCCCGTGCACTCGACCAGGAGGCCCTCGCGCTCCAGCGCCAGGGTGAGCTCAGCCTGTGGCTCCAGTGCTGGGGCCAGGAGGCCGCCCAGGTCGGCACGGCGCGGGCGCTGCCTGCCGAGACCATGGTGTTCCCCAGCTATCGCGAGCATGCGGCGGCGCTGTGCCGCGGCATCGAGCCCGCGGAGCTGCTGGCGCAATGGCGGGGGATCAGCCACTCGGGGTGGGTCGCCGACCACCGGAACTTCCACTTCTACTCCCTCGTCCTCGGGACCCAGACCCTGCACGCGACGGGCTTCGCGATGGGGAACCGCCTCGCGGGCGAGGCTTCTCCGGTGGCCGTGTACTTCGGCGACGGCGCGGCGAGCCAGGGTGACGTGAGCGAGGCGATGAACTGGGCCGCCGCGTTCAGGCTGCCGATCATCTTCATCTGCCAGAACAACCAGTGGGCGATCTCCACCCCGACCGAGCTGCAGTACGGGACTCCGCTCCATCACCGTGCCGCGGGATTCGGGCTCCGGAGCTGGCATGTCGACGGGAATGACGCGCTTGCAGTGCACGCGGTGACCACCGCCGCGGTCGAGTGGACCGCCGCGGGTCACGGCCCCGCGTTCGTGGAGGCCGACACCTTCCGGATGGCCGGCCACAGCACCTCCGACGACCCCAAGCGCTACCGATCCGAGCTCGAGGTGGAGAAGTGGAGAGGGCGCGACCCGCTGCGGCGGCTCGACGCGGCCCTGCGTCACCGGGGGGAGGGCGACTGGGTGGACACCGTCGCTCTGCAGGCGCGTGAGTTCGCCGCGGACGTGCGCCGGGCGTGCCTCTCGCTGACGGCCCCCGCGATCGAGGAGGTCTTCGAGCAGGTCTACACCACGCCGCACCCGGCGTTGCGCGAGGAGCAGCGCGCCCATGCGGCGTTCCGGGCGGCTGTCGAGGCGGAGGCCGGCCATGCCTGA